Proteins encoded by one window of Streptomyces sp. NBC_01571:
- a CDS encoding recombinase family protein, whose translation MPTVVIYDRLSRLFADEAPDHRIAACKAYAEQRGWNVVHIATDANISGASKLEDRPGMREVLSWLPRCDYVLAAKLDRFARSSLEFYRLLDAAKTMRAAIVTADNLVSPENAGLIIGVLAAFAEHERKMITDRITASKEHFRSKGNHLGGIAPYGYAVTGPVNNKRWVIDEPAAAILRECADRLMNHGGSLTGLAEELNTRGVLPPAEHARQRDGRKLRGQRWHSTTLRDVLYTPTVRGWAVQATPGTRRSALTNKAVLDAENNPVSAGPAILDAETWQTVRSIIDGKSVGRGAERSGKALLLHVARCSLCDGPMYRQRRAVDGKDYSTYVCRAGVGKRGAHAPNVIIARLLEEHVTADFLKRFGTFSFARWVEPDGSAVLQLADVTAQLDNLSASIPHLPAGGRTWRLAMAQVDALERREAELRTEAEHAVGRWEDTGVTVADEWEQRDESGRRTLLADLGARVIIAPLAPGKARRFDPERLALAFAGPAWVRDADPAEAALQAVALEDLLDA comes from the coding sequence GTGCCAACAGTCGTCATCTACGACCGACTCAGCCGCCTTTTCGCAGATGAGGCGCCCGACCACCGCATAGCAGCATGCAAGGCCTACGCCGAACAGCGCGGGTGGAACGTCGTCCATATCGCCACGGACGCCAACATCAGCGGCGCGAGCAAGCTGGAGGACCGGCCCGGCATGCGGGAAGTCCTTTCCTGGCTCCCCCGCTGTGACTACGTGCTGGCCGCCAAACTCGACCGCTTCGCCCGCAGCTCCCTGGAGTTCTACCGCTTGCTCGACGCAGCCAAGACTATGCGAGCAGCAATCGTCACCGCTGACAATCTGGTGTCACCGGAGAACGCAGGATTGATTATCGGTGTTCTTGCTGCGTTTGCCGAACATGAGCGAAAAATGATTACGGACCGAATCACAGCGAGCAAGGAACACTTTCGATCAAAGGGCAACCACCTGGGCGGCATCGCGCCGTATGGCTACGCCGTGACTGGTCCGGTGAATAACAAGCGATGGGTTATAGACGAGCCAGCGGCAGCCATCCTGCGTGAATGCGCCGACCGGCTGATGAACCATGGCGGAAGCCTCACGGGTCTCGCCGAGGAGCTGAACACGCGCGGAGTCCTGCCCCCGGCGGAGCATGCGCGCCAGCGAGACGGCCGGAAGCTGCGCGGGCAGCGTTGGCACTCCACAACCCTGCGGGATGTCCTGTACACGCCTACCGTCCGTGGCTGGGCCGTACAGGCGACTCCGGGCACCAGGCGCAGCGCGCTGACGAACAAGGCTGTTCTAGACGCCGAGAACAACCCTGTGAGCGCCGGTCCGGCCATCCTGGACGCCGAGACGTGGCAGACCGTGCGGAGCATCATCGACGGGAAGTCTGTGGGCCGTGGCGCTGAGCGGTCCGGCAAGGCGCTGTTGCTGCACGTCGCTCGCTGCTCGCTGTGCGATGGGCCCATGTACCGCCAGCGCCGAGCCGTCGACGGCAAGGACTACAGCACGTACGTATGCCGGGCAGGCGTGGGCAAGCGCGGAGCGCACGCACCTAACGTGATCATCGCGCGCCTGCTGGAAGAGCACGTAACTGCCGACTTCCTGAAGCGATTTGGGACGTTCAGCTTTGCTCGCTGGGTCGAGCCGGACGGGTCCGCAGTGCTCCAACTCGCAGACGTCACAGCACAGTTGGACAACCTGTCTGCCAGCATCCCGCACCTGCCCGCTGGTGGCCGGACGTGGCGTCTGGCCATGGCCCAGGTGGACGCGCTGGAACGGCGCGAGGCTGAGCTACGGACCGAGGCTGAGCACGCTGTAGGGCGCTGGGAAGACACGGGGGTCACGGTTGCCGACGAGTGGGAGCAGCGCGACGAGTCGGGGCGCCGGACCCTGCTCGCCGACCTGGGCGCACGCGTGATCATCGCGCCCCTGGCGCCTGGCAAGGCTCGCCGGTTCGACCCTGAGCGGCTGGCGCTGGCGTTCGCCGGTCCGGCATGGGTGCGCGACGCTGACCCCGCTGAGGCTGCCCTACAGGCCGTGGCACTGGAGGACCTACTGGACGCCTAG
- a CDS encoding winged helix-turn-helix domain-containing protein yields the protein MDKISPDSPAYVYEQLAAILERKIRTGEYPPGSRLPGELVMTHDYGVGPGTVRRALTILRDAGLVVTRPARGTFVVDPLPASDDA from the coding sequence GTGGACAAGATCAGCCCCGACTCACCCGCGTACGTTTATGAGCAACTCGCCGCGATTCTTGAGCGCAAGATCAGGACCGGCGAGTATCCGCCTGGCTCACGCCTGCCTGGTGAGCTTGTGATGACGCATGACTATGGCGTCGGTCCAGGCACTGTGCGCCGTGCGCTGACGATCCTGCGGGATGCGGGACTTGTGGTCACCCGTCCGGCGCGAGGGACGTTCGTGGTGGACCCGCTTCCGGCATCAGACGACGCATAA
- a CDS encoding ribbon-helix-helix protein, CopG family, with protein sequence MSHNRIRVHLRSDEMEALRRIAEDSGQSFNKVMREALRRLADLDEPEA encoded by the coding sequence ATGAGTCACAACCGCATCCGTGTCCACCTACGGTCGGACGAGATGGAAGCACTGCGCCGGATCGCTGAGGATTCCGGCCAGAGCTTCAACAAGGTGATGCGCGAGGCGCTGCGCAGGCTGGCCGACCTGGACGAGCCAGAGGCGTAG
- a CDS encoding recombinase family protein: protein MKPTPAAVSRTRAVIYCRISQDRTGAGLGVDRQREDCEELAKRHGWDVVETYVDNDVSAFSGKKRKRYEEMLADLEQGTATVVIAWHTDRLHRSPTELEKYIDLSERRGVATHTVQAGTIDLATPSGRMTARILGAVARQESEHKGHRVARARQQKAMAGKWAGGIRPFGWGVPTGETTKRVDRKTGEELEVDVLDMTKPVPEEAAAVLHWTDTLLSGGSIRSCVKWCEDKGLKTPRGNTISHQDLRDMLVRPRNAGIAVYRGEEVGRGLWEPIVPEEKFRAVVAILSDPSRQTNRGAQPRWMGSLLYLCGRDECGRGMTVTQSGGRQYPSYKCASGHGGGRRAEIVDQYVEDTIVARLSRDDAEDLLLPGPEDIDVAGLQAESEQIRRRMTDLAGLFGAGQLELEPFTEGMETARAQLEGVTKQLARAATVDPLVGLVGAPDVRKAWRALSLEQKRNVLRAALVVTLVKPRSGRMPDGGYFDYDAVQFSWKRGKA from the coding sequence ATGAAGCCCACCCCAGCGGCGGTCAGCCGGACGCGCGCGGTCATCTACTGCCGCATCTCCCAGGACCGGACGGGCGCCGGCCTCGGCGTCGACCGGCAGCGGGAAGACTGCGAGGAGCTGGCCAAACGCCACGGCTGGGACGTCGTCGAGACCTACGTCGACAACGACGTGAGCGCGTTCTCCGGCAAGAAGCGCAAGCGCTACGAGGAGATGCTCGCCGACCTCGAGCAGGGCACCGCCACCGTGGTCATCGCCTGGCACACCGACCGGCTCCACCGCTCGCCCACCGAGCTGGAGAAGTACATCGACCTGTCCGAGCGCCGCGGCGTCGCCACGCACACCGTGCAGGCCGGGACGATCGACCTCGCCACGCCGTCCGGCCGGATGACCGCGCGGATCCTCGGCGCCGTCGCCCGCCAGGAGTCCGAGCACAAGGGGCACCGCGTCGCCCGCGCCCGCCAGCAGAAAGCCATGGCCGGCAAGTGGGCGGGCGGGATCCGGCCGTTCGGCTGGGGCGTTCCCACGGGCGAGACGACCAAGAGGGTCGACCGGAAGACGGGCGAGGAGCTCGAGGTCGACGTCCTCGACATGACCAAGCCCGTACCCGAGGAGGCTGCCGCGGTCCTGCACTGGACGGACACGCTGCTGTCCGGCGGGTCGATCCGCTCGTGCGTGAAGTGGTGCGAGGACAAGGGCCTGAAGACGCCGCGCGGCAACACGATCTCCCACCAGGACCTGCGAGACATGCTCGTGCGCCCGAGGAACGCCGGGATCGCCGTGTACCGGGGCGAGGAAGTCGGGCGGGGGCTGTGGGAGCCGATCGTCCCGGAGGAGAAGTTCAGGGCCGTCGTGGCGATCCTGTCGGACCCGTCACGCCAGACGAACCGCGGGGCGCAGCCGAGGTGGATGGGGTCGCTGCTGTACCTGTGCGGCCGCGACGAGTGCGGCCGCGGCATGACCGTGACGCAGTCCGGCGGGCGACAGTATCCGAGCTACAAGTGTGCGAGCGGGCACGGCGGCGGGCGGCGGGCGGAGATCGTGGACCAGTACGTCGAGGACACGATCGTCGCGCGGCTGTCACGGGACGACGCGGAGGACCTGCTCCTGCCCGGCCCCGAGGACATCGACGTGGCTGGGCTGCAGGCGGAGAGCGAGCAGATCCGCCGGCGGATGACGGACCTGGCGGGCCTGTTCGGTGCTGGGCAGCTCGAGCTGGAGCCGTTCACCGAGGGGATGGAGACGGCCCGCGCCCAGCTGGAGGGCGTCACCAAGCAGCTCGCCCGTGCGGCGACAGTGGATCCGCTCGTCGGCCTGGTCGGCGCGCCGGACGTGCGGAAGGCGTGGCGGGCGCTGAGCCTGGAGCAGAAGCGCAACGTCCTGCGCGCGGCACTCGTCGTCACGCTGGTCAAGCCGCGCTCAGGACGCATGCCCGACGGCGGGTACTTCGACTACGACGCCGTGCAATTCTCTTGGAAGCGCGGCAAGGCCTAA
- a CDS encoding type II secretion system F family protein, producing MSAEIVHRLWTLGCGALALGWLARAFGRARYERRVRRRLAGLLDLRREPRRRRFDVRGPWRRWLAPAGAVCAGWVLVGGPAGVVTGLMAGLGILRWRRRRGPGPVEEYDVARAARQLPLAADLVAACIAAGADPVAAARAVGDALGGPVGERLARGAAEVRLGGEPAHAWRRLASIPGAGGLARLLERAGESGVPAAAPVGRIATEARAERGRSATARARRAAVMVTVPVGLCFLPAFLAIGVLPVVIGLADGVLGGGGG from the coding sequence ATGAGCGCGGAGATCGTCCACAGGCTGTGGACGCTCGGGTGCGGGGCACTGGCGCTCGGCTGGCTGGCGCGGGCGTTCGGCAGGGCGCGGTACGAGCGGCGCGTGCGCAGGAGGCTGGCCGGGTTGCTGGACCTGCGGAGGGAGCCGCGGCGACGGCGGTTCGACGTCCGGGGCCCGTGGCGGCGGTGGCTGGCCCCGGCGGGTGCCGTGTGTGCGGGCTGGGTGCTGGTCGGAGGGCCGGCCGGGGTCGTGACGGGGCTGATGGCGGGGCTCGGGATCCTTCGGTGGCGCAGACGGCGCGGGCCGGGACCGGTGGAGGAGTACGACGTGGCGCGGGCCGCCCGGCAACTTCCGCTCGCCGCCGACCTGGTGGCGGCCTGTATCGCGGCGGGCGCGGATCCCGTGGCGGCGGCCCGGGCCGTGGGCGACGCCCTGGGCGGGCCCGTCGGGGAGCGGCTCGCCCGGGGTGCGGCGGAGGTGCGGCTCGGGGGCGAACCGGCACACGCGTGGCGGAGGTTGGCGTCGATACCGGGAGCCGGGGGTCTGGCGCGGCTGCTGGAGCGGGCGGGCGAGTCGGGGGTACCGGCGGCCGCCCCGGTCGGGCGGATCGCCACCGAGGCCCGCGCCGAACGGGGGCGTAGCGCCACGGCGCGGGCACGCAGGGCGGCCGTCATGGTCACCGTGCCCGTGGGGCTGTGCTTCTTGCCCGCGTTCCTCGCGATCGGCGTCCTGCCCGTGGTGATCGGGCTGGCGGACGGGGTGTTGGGAGGTGGTGGCGGATGA
- a CDS encoding DUF4244 domain-containing protein, translating into MCRTVRVRVRAWMRGLAARRDAGMVTSEYAVGVIAAVAFAAVLYKVVTSGQVSEELQDIVGRALNVPT; encoded by the coding sequence ATGTGCAGGACGGTACGAGTGCGGGTGCGGGCATGGATGCGTGGTCTGGCGGCGCGGAGGGACGCGGGAATGGTCACCTCCGAGTACGCGGTGGGTGTCATCGCGGCGGTGGCTTTCGCCGCCGTGCTCTACAAGGTGGTGACGAGCGGTCAGGTCAGCGAGGAGTTGCAGGACATCGTGGGGCGAGCGCTCAATGTCCCGACGTGA
- a CDS encoding Rv3654c family TadE-like protein has product MRRRTRSPDFSDRGSATVWAVGVIALLCAVFGAVLAMGQVVVVRHRAAGAADLAALAAADHWTDGSRAACAEADRVARAQRARLARCTVEGDVSDVTAVSGAGPFAAEIRSRAGPATPVDPAATPPALPAAVR; this is encoded by the coding sequence GTGAGGAGGCGGACGCGATCCCCGGATTTCTCGGACAGGGGGTCGGCGACCGTGTGGGCGGTCGGGGTGATCGCCCTACTGTGCGCCGTCTTCGGGGCGGTCCTGGCCATGGGGCAGGTGGTCGTGGTGCGCCACCGCGCGGCGGGGGCGGCCGACCTGGCCGCGCTCGCCGCCGCGGACCACTGGACGGACGGCAGCCGGGCGGCCTGTGCCGAGGCGGACCGGGTGGCCCGGGCCCAGCGTGCCCGGCTGGCGCGATGCACGGTGGAGGGCGACGTCTCGGACGTCACGGCCGTGTCGGGTGCCGGCCCCTTCGCCGCGGAGATCAGGTCCAGAGCGGGCCCCGCCACACCGGTGGACCCGGCGGCTACTCCTCCGGCGCTC
- a CDS encoding TadE family type IV pilus minor pilin, translating to MSRREPVVSGPARCGDRGFVTAEAAVVLPSLVLVGMALVWALLAASAQIQCVDAARAGARAAARQDPPDTVLATARRAAPHGARVTVSRTGDLVRVTVTASAPGPDALSLELSDEAVALAEETVGVTGDATGS from the coding sequence ATGTCCCGACGTGAGCCGGTGGTGAGCGGCCCGGCGCGGTGCGGCGACCGTGGATTCGTGACCGCCGAGGCCGCGGTGGTGCTGCCCTCGCTGGTGCTCGTCGGAATGGCGCTGGTGTGGGCCCTGCTCGCCGCGTCCGCGCAGATCCAGTGCGTGGACGCGGCGAGGGCGGGCGCCCGCGCGGCGGCCCGTCAGGACCCGCCCGACACGGTCCTGGCGACGGCACGCCGCGCGGCACCGCACGGCGCCAGGGTCACGGTGAGCCGGACGGGTGATCTGGTCCGGGTGACGGTCACGGCGAGCGCGCCGGGGCCCGACGCGCTGTCCCTGGAGCTGAGCGACGAGGCCGTGGCCCTGGCGGAGGAGACCGTGGGGGTGACCGGGGATGCCACCGGGTCGTAG
- a CDS encoding transfer protein spdA gives MLISFTTQQHLAVTHGVPGWPSYAVPLAVDLFLVWSVRSRRDVLFAVAVAVSANVAGVLTAESLASVDTWVSAGLHAVFPVTLYRMHRPARPLVTAEAPAVAESAPVASAPAIAPPAPAEAAPDSWPDVDLWQDFADSEADALATPPTVEDMRATVATLADRHGRPVTGRMVADHFGVSERTGRRYLRMAEEAAA, from the coding sequence ATGCTCATCAGCTTCACGACCCAGCAACACCTAGCGGTCACGCACGGGGTGCCCGGCTGGCCGTCCTACGCCGTGCCCCTGGCCGTCGACCTGTTCCTAGTCTGGTCCGTCCGGTCACGCCGTGACGTCCTGTTCGCCGTGGCCGTGGCCGTGTCCGCCAACGTGGCCGGTGTCCTGACCGCTGAGTCTCTCGCCAGCGTCGATACCTGGGTGTCCGCTGGTCTGCACGCTGTGTTCCCCGTGACCCTGTACCGGATGCATCGGCCAGCACGCCCCCTGGTGACCGCTGAGGCGCCTGCCGTGGCCGAGTCGGCACCCGTGGCCAGCGCGCCAGCGATAGCGCCCCCTGCGCCCGCTGAGGCTGCGCCGGACAGTTGGCCGGACGTCGACCTGTGGCAGGACTTTGCCGACAGCGAGGCGGACGCCCTGGCCACCCCGCCGACTGTCGAGGACATGCGCGCAACCGTGGCCACCCTCGCTGACCGGCATGGCCGACCGGTGACCGGCCGAATGGTCGCCGACCACTTTGGGGTGTCCGAGCGCACCGGACGCCGTTACCTGCGAATGGCCGAGGAGGCTGCCGCATGA
- a CDS encoding type II secretion system F family protein — translation MSVGAAMACAGTAAWLMGGGRDSGAHRARLLCAGGPVMAGPPAGERARAGWRRLRARLRPEGWSLVAGLAVALLGASVLPLLLGAAGVPLLRRVRRAGETDRERERRGDAVIALCGALAGEVQAGRQPGEALLNAAHDSGGLGEARASVLAAARFGGDVLDALTGAARQPGAEGLVGLAACWRVAVDRGAGLAAGLDRLEGALRAERDQRADLRAQLAGSRSTAVMLAGLPVLGLLLGTALGADPLHVLLHSGPGLGCLLVGGVLEGVGLWWALRIVKGAEAA, via the coding sequence ATGTCGGTGGGAGCGGCCATGGCGTGTGCCGGGACGGCGGCCTGGTTGATGGGCGGCGGGCGGGACTCGGGGGCACACAGAGCGCGGTTGCTGTGTGCGGGCGGACCGGTGATGGCCGGACCGCCGGCGGGGGAGCGGGCGCGGGCCGGATGGCGGCGGCTGCGCGCACGGCTGCGGCCCGAAGGCTGGTCGCTGGTGGCCGGGTTGGCGGTCGCACTGCTGGGTGCCTCGGTCCTGCCGCTGCTCCTCGGCGCGGCGGGGGTGCCGTTGCTCCGGCGGGTACGACGGGCCGGGGAGACGGACCGGGAACGGGAGCGCCGGGGCGACGCGGTGATCGCCCTGTGCGGGGCGCTCGCCGGGGAGGTCCAGGCCGGACGGCAGCCGGGCGAGGCGCTGCTGAATGCCGCGCACGACTCGGGCGGCCTCGGCGAGGCGCGGGCGTCGGTACTGGCCGCTGCCCGGTTCGGAGGGGACGTGCTGGACGCGCTGACCGGTGCGGCACGGCAGCCGGGTGCCGAGGGGTTGGTGGGGCTCGCCGCGTGCTGGCGGGTGGCCGTGGACCGGGGCGCGGGTCTTGCGGCGGGACTCGACCGCCTGGAAGGGGCGCTGCGCGCGGAGCGCGACCAGCGGGCCGATCTGAGAGCCCAGTTGGCGGGATCGCGGTCGACGGCGGTGATGCTCGCGGGGCTCCCGGTCCTCGGACTGCTGCTCGGCACGGCGCTGGGCGCGGATCCGCTGCACGTGCTCCTGCACAGCGGGCCGGGCCTGGGCTGCCTGCTGGTCGGTGGGGTGCTGGAAGGCGTGGGGCTGTGGTGGGCGCTGCGCATCGTGAAGGGAGCGGAGGCGGCATGA